The Canis lupus baileyi chromosome 29, mCanLup2.hap1, whole genome shotgun sequence genome includes a region encoding these proteins:
- the SFXN3 gene encoding sideroflexin-3, whose translation MGELPLDINIQEPRWDQSTFLGRARHFFTVTDPRNLLLSGAQLEASRNIVQNYRAGVVTPGLTEDQLWRAKYVYDSAFHPDTGEKVVLIGRMSAQVPMNMTITGCMLTFYRQTPTVVFWQWVNQSFNAVVNYSNRSGDAPITVGQLGTAYVSATTGAVATALGLKSLTKHLPPLVGRFVPFAAVAAANCINIPLMRQRELQVGIPVTDEESQRLGHSVAAAKQGIFQVVISRICMAIPAMAIPPVIMDTLEKKDFLKRRPWLGAPLQVGLVGFCLVFATPLCCALFPQRSSLHVSRLEPELRAQIREQNPDIEVVYYNKGL comes from the exons ATGGGTGAGTTGCCCTTAGATATCAATATCCAGGAACCTCGCTGGGACCAAAGCACTTTCCTGGGCAGAGCCCGGCACTTCTTCACTGTTACCGACCCCCGAAATCTGCTGCTGTCTGGAGCACAGCTGGAAGCTTCACGGAACATCGTGCAGAACTACAG GGCTGGCGTGGTGACACCCGGGCTCACTGAGGACCAGCTGTGGAGAGCCAAGTATGTGTACGACTCTGCCTTCCATCCCGACACAGGGGAGAAGGTGGTCCTGATTGGCCGTATGTCAGCGCAGGTGCCCATGAACATGACCATCACTGGCTGCATGCTCACCTTCTACAGGCAG ACCCCGACAGTGGTGTTCTGGCAGTGGGTGAATCAGTCCTTCAACGCTGTTGTTAACTACTCCAACCGCAGTGGCGATGCTCCCATTACTGTGGG GCAGCTGGGAACAGCTTATGTGAGTGCCACCACTGGTGCGGTGGCCACAGCCCTGGGACTCAAATCCCTCACCAAG cacctgccccccctGGTTGGCAGATTTGTGCCCTTTGCAGCGGTGGCAGCTGCCAACTGCATCAACATCCCCCTGATGAGGCAGAG GGAACTGCAGGTGGGCATCCCAGTGACTGATGAGGAAAGTCAGAGACTTGGCCACTCGGTGGCTGCAGCCAAGCAGGGAATCTTCCAGGTGGTGATATCAAGAATCTGCATGGCCATTCCTGCCATGG CCATTCCCCCCGTGATCATGGACACTCTGGAGAAGAAAGACTTCCTAAAG CGTCGCCCTTGGCTGGGGGCACCCCTGCAGGTGGGACTGGTGGGCTTCTG CCTGGTATTTGCCACCCCCTTGTGCTGTGCCCTGTTCCCTCAGAGAAG CTCCTTACATGTGAGCAGGCTGGAGCCAGAGCTGAGAGCTCAGATCCGTGAGCAAAACCCTGACATCGAAGTGGTTTACTACAACAAGGGGCTTTGA
- the PDZD7 gene encoding PDZ domain-containing protein 7 isoform X8, which translates to MAQGFAVGFDPLGLGDLSSGSLSSLSSRGHLGSDSGSATRYLLKKQQRLLNGPPRGIRASSPMGRVILINSPIEANSDESDIIHAVRVEKSPAGRLGFSVRGGSEHGLGIFVSKVEEGSSAERAGLCVGDKITEVNGLSLESTTMGSAVKVLTGSSRLHMMVRRMGRVPGIKFSKEKTTWVDVVNRRLVVEKCSSTPSDSGSEDGMRRIVHLYTTSDDFCLGFNIRGGKEFGLGIYVSKVDHGGLAEENGIKVGDQVLAANGVRFDDISHSQAVEVLKGQTHIMLTIKETGRYPAYKEMVSEYCWLDRLSHGVLQQLSPASESSSSVSSYASSAPYSSVEGSGSLPSDRLDVGLGPEEPGCRGLGWGRADTAMQTEPDVGSRVETWCSVRPTVILRDTAIRSDGPRPTRRLNSALSESPKTALLLALSRPRPPITRSQSHLTLWASGVLPPACRGEEAAEEGEVGILWGKGGPTALQDADEPLLQGRAAGAADRGCSGRGLDAGRWQSGQAPPSPRPGESRSSGACTEVCHLETETRRRVGPCSLPDLGAPPASCLRWMSRCKPGKAEGPLFRTWPDDC; encoded by the exons ATGGCGCAGGGTTTTGCAGTGGGCTTCGACCCACTGGGCCTTGGAGACCTCAGCTCAGGCTCTCTGAGCTCCCTCTCCTCCCGCGGCCACCTGGGCAGCGACTCGGGCTCCGCAACGCGATACCTGCTGAAGAAGCAGCAGCGGCTGCTGAATGGGCCCCCCCGCGGAATCCGAGCCTCCTCGCCCATGGGCCGCGTCATCCTCATCAACTCCCCCATCgaag cCAACAGTGATGAAAGTGACATCATCCATGCAGTCCGGGTGGAGAAGAGTCCAGCAGGCAGACTAGGTTTCAGTGTGCGGGGCGGCTCTGAGCATGGCCTTGGCATCTTCGTCAGCAAGGTGGAGGAAGGGAGCAGTGCAG AGCGGGCTGGCCTGTGCGTGGGGGACAAGATCACAGAAGTGAACGGGCTGAGCCTGGAGAGCACCACCATGGGCAGCGCTGTGAAAGTGCTGACAGGCAGCAGCCGCCTACACATGATGGTGAGGCGCATGGGCCGAGTGCCGGGCATCAAATTCTCCAAGGAGAAGACTACATG GGTGGACGTGGTGAATCGGCGGCTGGTAGTGGAGAAGTGCAGCTCGACACCATCTGACAGTGGCTCAGAGGATGGCATGCGGCGCATTGTCCACCTATACACCACGTCAGACGATTTCTGTCTGGGCTTCAACATCCGCGGGGGCAAGGAGTTTGGCCTGGGCATCTATGTGTCCAA AGTGGATCATGGTGGGCTGGCCGAGGAGAATGGCATCAAAGTGGGGGACCAGGTCCTGGCGGCCAACGGTGTCAGGTTCGACGACATCAGCCACAGCCAGGCCGTGGAGGTGCTGAAGGGCCAAACGCACATCATGTTGACTATCAAG GAGACTGGCCGGTACCCCGCCTACAAAGAGATGGTTTCTGAGTACTGTTGGCTGGACCGAT TGAGCCACGGGGTGCTGCAGCAGCTGTCCCCAGCCTCAGAGAGCAGCTCCAGCGTCTCCTCCTATGCCTCCAGCGCCCCCTACAGCTCGGTTGAGGGCTCGGGCTCTCTGCCCTCCGACCGCCTGGATGTGGGCCTTGGGCCTGAAGAGCCCGGTTGtcgggggctgggctgggggagggcggACACCGCCATGCAGACTGAGCCTGACGTGGGGAGCCGCGTGGAGACCTGGTGCAGCGTGAGGCCCACCGTCATCCTCAGGGACACGGCCATCCGCTCCGACGGACCCCGGCCCACCCGCCGCCTCAATTCTGCGCTCTCCGAGTCCCCAAAGACTGCTCTGCTGCTGGCCCTGAGCCGACCCCGGCCTCCCATCACGAGATCCCAGAGCCACCTGACCTTGTGGG CCTCCGGGGTGCTCCCTCCTGCCTGCAGAGGAGAAGAAGCAGCGGAAGAAGGAGAAGTTGGGATCCTCTGGGGAAAAGGGGGCCCTACAGCGCTCCAAGACGCTGATGAACCTCTTCTTCAAGGGAGGGCGGCAGGGGCGGCTGACAGGGGATGCTCCGGGAGAGGCCTGGACGCTGGACGCTGGCAGTCTGGCCAAGCCCCGCCCTCACCTAGACCTGGAGAAAG CAGGAGCAGTGGGGCCTGTACAGAAGTTTGTCACCTGGAGACTGAGACGAG GAGAAGGGTCGGGCCCTGCTCTCTGCCAGATCTGGGAGCCCCTCCCGCCAGCTGCCTGAGGTGGATGAGCAGGTGCAAGCCTGGGAAAGCCGAAGGCCCCTTATTCAGGACCTGGCCCGACGATTGCTGA
- the PDZD7 gene encoding PDZ domain-containing protein 7 isoform X9, whose amino-acid sequence MAQGFAVGFDPLGLGDLSSGSLSSLSSRGHLGSDSGSATRYLLKKQQRLLNGPPRGIRASSPMGRVILINSPIEANSDESDIIHAVRVEKSPAGRLGFSVRGGSEHGLGIFVSKVEEGSSAERAGLCVGDKITEVNGLSLESTTMGSAVKVLTGSSRLHMMVRRMGRVPGIKFSKEKTTWVDVVNRRLVVEKCSSTPSDSGSEDGMRRIVHLYTTSDDFCLGFNIRGGKEFGLGIYVSKVDHGGLAEENGIKVGDQVLAANGVRFDDISHSQAVEVLKGQTHIMLTIKETGRYPAYKEMVSEYCWLDRLSHGVLQQLSPASESSSSVSSYASSAPYSSVEGSGSLPSDRLDVGLGPEEPGCRGLGWGRADTAMQTEPDVGSRVETWCSVRPTVILRDTAIRSDGPRPTRRLNSALSESPKTALLLALSRPRPPITRSQSHLTLWASGVLPPACRGEEAAEEGEVGILWGKGGPTALQDADEPLLQGRAAGAADRGCSGRGLDAGRWQSGQAPPSPRPGERSSGACTEVCHLETETRRRVGPCSLPDLGAPPASCLRWMSRCKPGKAEGPLFRTWPDDC is encoded by the exons ATGGCGCAGGGTTTTGCAGTGGGCTTCGACCCACTGGGCCTTGGAGACCTCAGCTCAGGCTCTCTGAGCTCCCTCTCCTCCCGCGGCCACCTGGGCAGCGACTCGGGCTCCGCAACGCGATACCTGCTGAAGAAGCAGCAGCGGCTGCTGAATGGGCCCCCCCGCGGAATCCGAGCCTCCTCGCCCATGGGCCGCGTCATCCTCATCAACTCCCCCATCgaag cCAACAGTGATGAAAGTGACATCATCCATGCAGTCCGGGTGGAGAAGAGTCCAGCAGGCAGACTAGGTTTCAGTGTGCGGGGCGGCTCTGAGCATGGCCTTGGCATCTTCGTCAGCAAGGTGGAGGAAGGGAGCAGTGCAG AGCGGGCTGGCCTGTGCGTGGGGGACAAGATCACAGAAGTGAACGGGCTGAGCCTGGAGAGCACCACCATGGGCAGCGCTGTGAAAGTGCTGACAGGCAGCAGCCGCCTACACATGATGGTGAGGCGCATGGGCCGAGTGCCGGGCATCAAATTCTCCAAGGAGAAGACTACATG GGTGGACGTGGTGAATCGGCGGCTGGTAGTGGAGAAGTGCAGCTCGACACCATCTGACAGTGGCTCAGAGGATGGCATGCGGCGCATTGTCCACCTATACACCACGTCAGACGATTTCTGTCTGGGCTTCAACATCCGCGGGGGCAAGGAGTTTGGCCTGGGCATCTATGTGTCCAA AGTGGATCATGGTGGGCTGGCCGAGGAGAATGGCATCAAAGTGGGGGACCAGGTCCTGGCGGCCAACGGTGTCAGGTTCGACGACATCAGCCACAGCCAGGCCGTGGAGGTGCTGAAGGGCCAAACGCACATCATGTTGACTATCAAG GAGACTGGCCGGTACCCCGCCTACAAAGAGATGGTTTCTGAGTACTGTTGGCTGGACCGAT TGAGCCACGGGGTGCTGCAGCAGCTGTCCCCAGCCTCAGAGAGCAGCTCCAGCGTCTCCTCCTATGCCTCCAGCGCCCCCTACAGCTCGGTTGAGGGCTCGGGCTCTCTGCCCTCCGACCGCCTGGATGTGGGCCTTGGGCCTGAAGAGCCCGGTTGtcgggggctgggctgggggagggcggACACCGCCATGCAGACTGAGCCTGACGTGGGGAGCCGCGTGGAGACCTGGTGCAGCGTGAGGCCCACCGTCATCCTCAGGGACACGGCCATCCGCTCCGACGGACCCCGGCCCACCCGCCGCCTCAATTCTGCGCTCTCCGAGTCCCCAAAGACTGCTCTGCTGCTGGCCCTGAGCCGACCCCGGCCTCCCATCACGAGATCCCAGAGCCACCTGACCTTGTGGG CCTCCGGGGTGCTCCCTCCTGCCTGCAGAGGAGAAGAAGCAGCGGAAGAAGGAGAAGTTGGGATCCTCTGGGGAAAAGGGGGCCCTACAGCGCTCCAAGACGCTGATGAACCTCTTCTTCAAGGGAGGGCGGCAGGGGCGGCTGACAGGGGATGCTCCGGGAGAGGCCTGGACGCTGGACGCTGGCAGTCTGGCCAAGCCCCGCCCTCACCTAGACCTGGAGAAAG GAGCAGTGGGGCCTGTACAGAAGTTTGTCACCTGGAGACTGAGACGAG GAGAAGGGTCGGGCCCTGCTCTCTGCCAGATCTGGGAGCCCCTCCCGCCAGCTGCCTGAGGTGGATGAGCAGGTGCAAGCCTGGGAAAGCCGAAGGCCCCTTATTCAGGACCTGGCCCGACGATTGCTGA